CCCCTACCGCAAGCCCCATCAGGGCACCTAAATATCTAGACTTTTCATCCATATCCATACTCCATGTTCGGGGTAAACCATTTCTCATTCATATCTCCACCGGGCCACCTGGCCTGGATGATTATTCAAGAAACCACTTTTCACATCAAGAACTCCATCTCCCTCACTGTATATGATACACCCGGATCAAGAAAAATGTGTCATCGGGTCCAGGCATAGCCGATTTTCAGAAAGACGGTTCGATTCAGCTGAGTAAGATCGATATCCTGATCTCCAAGCCGGGTATCCGAATATCCAAGAAAGAGAACCGTACGCGGGTTCAATTTATAAGAGTAAAGCATCTGGGTAAAGAGGTTTTTTGACTCCGGCTCCCGGTCATCGATATAGAGATCGGTTTCATACTGATGGTCCACGCCCTGAAGGATCAGACGCAGAAAGGTCCTCGGTGTAAATTGATAGGTCATGGTGACCTGACCAATTCTTGCTGTATAGAGCCTTCCTTCGGGTACGGACATCTTTTCGTAGGTCAGATCGAACCAGTACTCCAGGTGACGGCCGGGCTTATGCTGCAGGCCGACATTCGTTCGAAAACGATTCCCAGGACGATGGTTCACATAATCAATCCGGTCTCCCCACCAGAAATTGATCCAGTAGTGGAAATCCCCATTGGGAGACATACAGTTGTGAATGTAATACCTGTTCAGATTGTAGATCTCCTGCCCGTAACCTTCCCGGGTTCGATCGTATTCCAGCATGACATGGGACTGGAGTGGCCCCGTATAGTTGGCGGTAATGTACCCATTATCCTGTAATACCTCTCCCTGCTGGTCCTCCCGTTTCCATCCTCCAGCCTCGACACTCAACCCCGTGAACCAGGTTTCTCCCACAGGAATCCAGGAGTACTCCGCAGCACCCCGGATCTGCCGGTAATCCACCTGAGGCATATACCCCATGTCGGCACGGAAATCCTCACCGACATCAACATATTCGGCTACCCACACGAAGTTCCTCGAACTGTGGCGAAAGTAAAACCAACCGGCAAAATCACTGAAGGACCCGGAGGGCTGATCGTAATCCTCCACCACACGATCCGGATACTCCGTGGAGGACCCTACCACCAGGATCTTGAACCAGTCCCTGTCGGTGAACCTGAGATTTCCGTCTAGTCCGAGAACACTGTTCTGATATCCATCTCCTTTCCGTCCTGTCAGATGCGTCCCAAAGGTATACGAATCCCCAAAATCCTTCGCATACCGGACCACCGTGGACATCGAGTCGGTATCCAGCGTCAGCCAGGACGAACCCTGGCTTCCAGGCAGGATCACATTGGTCGTGTCATCCTGAACCAGGTAAGCTCCAAGGGTGTGACTTTTTTCTTTTCCCGTAAGCTTCAATCCCCAGGAGGGTTCACGTACGGTTCTTGTGTACACGGTATTAAACTGATTGCTGAAAATATCCGCTCCTTCCATGAAAAATGGGCGTTTCTCTTCATAGTACAAAGCGAAAGGTTCATTCACATCCAACTGGAGGGAATCGGCTTCCACCTGCGAAAAATCGGGATTCAGCGTACTTGAAAGTGTCAGGTTGGTGGTAAATCCCCATTTCACGGTAAGACCGGCCTCCACATCCTCCCGATCCCGCTCCATGGAACCACCGGGAAAATCCGGTCTTGAATCGGTCGCAACTGCCGTAAGTGTCGGATTCACTTCAAGATTAAGCCCCGGTGTCAGCCCGGCAAACCCTTTAATTTTAATGGCCTGACAGAGATAGCAATTATTGTTTCGATCTCTTGGAAAGGCACCCATCTGGCGATGAAAGCTCCTTGTGTACCCGCGAACCGCATCAAAGCCCCAGATCTGTTCTCCAGGAACTCGCTGAAAACGAAGCGTGGAAAAGGGTATTTTCATTTCTGCGGTCCAGCCCCAGGATTCGATTTTGCATACTGCATCCCAGATTCCGTCCCAGCTTCCCCCACTCCCTCCATTCCAGACTTCAATTGAATCCATCTGGATCCCCAGTGGATTCACAACAAAGAGATAATCACGCCGTTGATCGTTAAATGTATCCAGAACGATTCCGACCCAGTCGTCACTCCACGCATTATCTCTGTCCGAAAGATGGGCACGGATCTCTTCCGGGTTTGGATCATACGCTTTGAATGCTGCATAAAGATTGGATTCGTCATGGGTCAGCCAGACCGTGGTGCGAACCGGTGCCGGAATATTTTCCCCGGGTGTCAATTCGATCGGAACCTCAATATTCCAGGCATTAACCCATCCGGGTTCATCCAGGATACCATCCAGGACGATGGGTCCGGAGGTCGGTCGTATGGATTGAACCTCTGCAGTAATCATTTTTTCCGCTTCCTGAGCTACGCTCGTGACACAAACTATCATCAGGAACAGCATCAGAATTCCCCTGGTCACGGATCTCGGATTGCACCATCCTCTTGAAGTCCCAACTCTGATCAGAAACCGCTGGTCCATCGGCCCTCCTGCCGTTCTCGACATGAGTGTTACACCCTTTTAACGTAAAAATATCTATCAGGTTTCATGAAACGGAGTTGAAACAGGGTTGACAAATTACGTTTACTGATATACAATATAGATATGAAGGAATACTGCTAATGAGCCTGAAAGAGGAACTCGGATTTCCCAACCCCATCACCACACCTGGTCATGAGACTCTTCTCTCGATCTTTGTGACCTCGGGAATTCTTGCAAAAGAAGGCGACAGGCTCCTTCGTCCTCTGGGTCTTACAGAGTCTCAGTTCAATGTACTTATGCTCCTTGAACACCAGTCAAACGGCAGCCTGGATCAGGTTTCCATCGGACGCATGCTCGTTGTCAATCGATCCAATGTTACGGGCCTCATCGATCGTATGGAACGGGAAGGCCTTGTGGAACGCTTTCCCGATCCCGTCGATCGCCGAATCAAACAGGTACGCATGACACGCAAGGGGAAAGAGATTCTTTCCAGAGCCCAGTTGCTTTACATCAAGGGGGTACAACAGGCCGTAACATCCCTTCCAGATAAGGACCAGAATGATCTATGCCGTATCCTGGAAACCATCCGTAGAACCATAACCTCATCTCAAAAGAAGGAAGATTAATGAATTCCAACGCCTGGTTTTCCTTTTTTTTACCCTTTTTTGTTTATATGTATACCGTACACTTCTTATCTTAAGGAGGTTCGTATGAACATTCTTCTCATTTCTCCAGCCAATGGCAAGTGGAGAAACGTGGGTCGGAAAAGATGGAGCGGTGGAAGGACATTTCGTTTTTCCATGCTTTCCCTTCTTTCTGTAGCCGCTGAATGTCCTCCAGGATCCAACATTATCCTCGTGGATGAACAGTTGAATGACATTCCCTTTTCTTCTCATTTTGATCTTGTGGGAATCACGGCAATGACAGCAACAGCTTCACGAGCCTTCAAGATCGGTGACACCTTTCGTTCCATGGGAGTTCCCGTTGTTCTTGGTGGAATGTATCCCACGTTCTGCCCGGAAGAATCACTGCTCCATGCAGATGCGGTGTGCGCGGGTGAAGTTGAAGGGATCTGGCCCAAAATAGTTGAAGATGCGCGACGGGGATTCCTTCGAGGGATCTACAGATCTTCAGAGCCCTATGATCTTTCCAGACTAAAATCCCTCCCCCGCCACCTACTGTCTCGTCGGCATTACGCGACGTTACAGGCGGTGCAGGCAACGCGGGGCTGTCCGAACCGTTGTTCATTCTGTTCCGTATCTTCTTTTCATGGGGGCAGCTTTCGAACTCGTCCCATTGCATCGATCGTCGAAGAAGTCCGAAATCTTCCAGATCATTTTTTTATTTTCGTTGACGACAACCTCACGGCCGAGCCTGCATATGCGCGAGAGCTTTTTCATGCCCTGCTTCCCCTGAAAAAACACTGGATGAGCCAGACCACCCTACAGATTACAGATGACCCGGAACTCGTAAGTCTAGCCTCACGATCGGGCTGTGTCGGCCTCTTTGTGGGACTGGAAACCTTTTCGGAGAAAAACCTGGAAGGCGTTGTTAAGGGATTCAATCAAGTGGAAGAGTATCGATCCCGGATCTCCCTTTTGCACGAACACGGGATCGGTGTGGAGGCTGGGATTGTCCTGGGATTTGATCAGGATCGAGTCGATGTCTTTTCGAAAACGTTACACACGCTGGAGGATCTGCAGATCGACATGGCTCAAATCTCCATCCTCACCCCCTTGCCCGGTACTCCTCAATTTGAACGCATGCGGCATCGTATCGTAGATTGTGATCTTGACCATTTCGACTACCATCATGCTGTGTTACAACCGGCAGGTATGTCTATCGAAGAGTTGCAATCCGGGCATGACTGGCTTACACGTGAATTCTATTCTCCGTCGAGAATTGCCCGTAGATTGAGAAGAATTCTTACCATGCGGTATGGATTCCGTGTTTTTCCCTATGCATCAGCGATCAATGGGGCCTATTTCAGCAGAGTACGAAGCTGGAACATTCGCGGGACCGATCCATCTGTAAAGACCAAACTCCAATCCGGAATCGTTATGGTTAAGGCATCCTGATTCCCGGGGACAGTACAATCATGTAATTTTACGTGAGAATGGCATAACCCAGCATTTGAGATATGGAAATTGTCAGAGACACGGCGACCCCCACGGCGAAGACCACACCCAGGAAAATCCAAAGAACCTGATGTAGAAAAAGCCTCCGCAAGGCCTTTCGCTCCTCTCCAACAGCAACGAGAAAAAGATCGGTTGGTGCAAGGAAACGGAGAATTTTCCCCGGCCGACCGAAGATGTCAACGAGCCGCAGATACCAGCGCCCGTAGGGTGGAATCCAGGGTTTTATAACTGGGTCCTTTCCTTCTCCGTCCGGCAGGCCAAGATATCCAATGAGATGCACTTCCTCGCCATCCATCAGGACTCTCAGTCCATGGACAGGATGAGGATTCAGGGCATACCTTGGATTCATTGTATCGTTGCCCTCAGGTGGTTCCACCCGTATGGAGCCTGTTTCATCCTCGATGAGGAAGGGTTCGTTGTGATAAACCTGCAGGTCATCATACAGAGGGCTGTGTCCCAGAATGGGGCATTCTTTGGGTCTGTTCTCAGCATGACATACTGTTCCATGAAGCTCCACCAGCCCCATGGCAGCAGAACGAATTTTGGATGTTGCCAGAGACCTGATCTGCCTTCGAACGCCCAGTGCCCATTGGATCCGGCTGAATACGGAGACGGTTGCAAAAAGTACAGGGATACACAGGATGGAAAAGAGAATCGCCAGTACTTTCATGAAGGTAAAACCTTCCCCTGCCTTCAATCCCAGCCGGACAAGAAAGGCCGCGAGCCCCAGGGGGGGAGCGCCTGCAAATATTCCAACCATCATTCCCATCGTGATAAAAAAAATGGAGAAAGTTATAACAAAATAGAGCAGTAAGGGAATAATCCACAGAGGATTTTTTGGAAAAGTCAACGGTGCGTATGTGTGTTTCTGACGATAGAGAGAACGTACAAATAGAACATTCAGGAAAAAAACAATAATGAAGATACTTTCCTCAAAGAAATCAACGGCTAACTGCCAGTTTTCCTCAAACCCCAGATCGCTCTTCCCGAACAGGTACCAGAGAAGGATAAGAATGCCCGAAACCCCGATGGGCCATAACAGAGCCATGATGAACCATCCATCCTGGAAGACTGAAGATTTCGGTTTGGCTTCCATACAGGTACGATACTATAAAAATGAAAATATTATTCAAAACTACCTACGGGCATGCCGTCACCTGCTGAGGGAGGCACGGATCGATGGATGCAGGTCTTGGATCCCCGGAGGATTCAAACCCGTAGGCCCCTTCGCGAATATCCGTCAGGGGTAAAATG
The sequence above is a segment of the Thermoanaerobaculia bacterium genome. Coding sequences within it:
- a CDS encoding DUF5916 domain-containing protein, whose amino-acid sequence is MDQRFLIRVGTSRGWCNPRSVTRGILMLFLMIVCVTSVAQEAEKMITAEVQSIRPTSGPIVLDGILDEPGWVNAWNIEVPIELTPGENIPAPVRTTVWLTHDESNLYAAFKAYDPNPEEIRAHLSDRDNAWSDDWVGIVLDTFNDQRRDYLFVVNPLGIQMDSIEVWNGGSGGSWDGIWDAVCKIESWGWTAEMKIPFSTLRFQRVPGEQIWGFDAVRGYTRSFHRQMGAFPRDRNNNCYLCQAIKIKGFAGLTPGLNLEVNPTLTAVATDSRPDFPGGSMERDREDVEAGLTVKWGFTTNLTLSSTLNPDFSQVEADSLQLDVNEPFALYYEEKRPFFMEGADIFSNQFNTVYTRTVREPSWGLKLTGKEKSHTLGAYLVQDDTTNVILPGSQGSSWLTLDTDSMSTVVRYAKDFGDSYTFGTHLTGRKGDGYQNSVLGLDGNLRFTDRDWFKILVVGSSTEYPDRVVEDYDQPSGSFSDFAGWFYFRHSSRNFVWVAEYVDVGEDFRADMGYMPQVDYRQIRGAAEYSWIPVGETWFTGLSVEAGGWKREDQQGEVLQDNGYITANYTGPLQSHVMLEYDRTREGYGQEIYNLNRYYIHNCMSPNGDFHYWINFWWGDRIDYVNHRPGNRFRTNVGLQHKPGRHLEYWFDLTYEKMSVPEGRLYTARIGQVTMTYQFTPRTFLRLILQGVDHQYETDLYIDDREPESKNLFTQMLYSYKLNPRTVLFLGYSDTRLGDQDIDLTQLNRTVFLKIGYAWTR
- a CDS encoding MarR family transcriptional regulator, giving the protein MSLKEELGFPNPITTPGHETLLSIFVTSGILAKEGDRLLRPLGLTESQFNVLMLLEHQSNGSLDQVSIGRMLVVNRSNVTGLIDRMEREGLVERFPDPVDRRIKQVRMTRKGKEILSRAQLLYIKGVQQAVTSLPDKDQNDLCRILETIRRTITSSQKKED
- a CDS encoding radical SAM protein; amino-acid sequence: MNILLISPANGKWRNVGRKRWSGGRTFRFSMLSLLSVAAECPPGSNIILVDEQLNDIPFSSHFDLVGITAMTATASRAFKIGDTFRSMGVPVVLGGMYPTFCPEESLLHADAVCAGEVEGIWPKIVEDARRGFLRGIYRSSEPYDLSRLKSLPRHLLSRRHYATLQAVQATRGCPNRCSFCSVSSFHGGSFRTRPIASIVEEVRNLPDHFFIFVDDNLTAEPAYARELFHALLPLKKHWMSQTTLQITDDPELVSLASRSGCVGLFVGLETFSEKNLEGVVKGFNQVEEYRSRISLLHEHGIGVEAGIVLGFDQDRVDVFSKTLHTLEDLQIDMAQISILTPLPGTPQFERMRHRIVDCDLDHFDYHHAVLQPAGMSIEELQSGHDWLTREFYSPSRIARRLRRILTMRYGFRVFPYASAINGAYFSRVRSWNIRGTDPSVKTKLQSGIVMVKAS